A single region of the Corallincola holothuriorum genome encodes:
- a CDS encoding GNAT family N-acetyltransferase — protein MVKDTQLRMASATDLAELRSWFSALSDLRSWGGPEMGWARDEIDWLHKLQWPDAQSFAMLNSQRLLGFGQLRFSLGEKGGGYCHLARLVVHPEARGRGFGMRLVTGLMALGEALWQPDYYSLFVFENNQTALSLYSKLGFQQVGHYVDRRSVLRLEKRVGTAIQRIGS, from the coding sequence ATGGTTAAGGACACACAGCTACGCATGGCGAGCGCCACAGATCTTGCAGAGTTGAGGTCCTGGTTTAGCGCTTTGTCAGATCTTCGTTCGTGGGGAGGGCCAGAGATGGGCTGGGCCCGGGATGAAATAGATTGGTTGCACAAGTTACAGTGGCCTGACGCGCAAAGCTTTGCAATGCTCAACAGCCAACGTTTACTTGGCTTTGGACAACTGCGTTTTTCACTGGGGGAGAAGGGTGGTGGGTACTGTCACTTAGCGAGGTTGGTGGTCCATCCTGAAGCAAGGGGTCGCGGGTTTGGCATGCGCTTAGTAACGGGGTTGATGGCGCTAGGAGAGGCGCTGTGGCAACCAGATTACTACTCACTTTTTGTGTTTGAGAATAATCAGACGGCTTTATCGCTTTACTCCAAGCTTGGCTTTCAACAGGTGGGACATTATGTCGATAGACGCAGTGTGTTGCGCTTGGAAAAACGTGTGGGAACTGCAATTCAGCGCATCGGTTCGTAG
- the fadE gene encoding acyl-CoA dehydrogenase FadE, with translation MNVLIWLAAGFVVFGILAYHRASLATFTGAIAAILVGATISGDAGQWSWLVFALLALPLNIAAIRQTYISKPLLKVYRSIMPEMSSTEKDAIEAGTVWWEGELFRGAPDWSKLHHYPAPRLSAEEQAFLDGPVEEVCRMTNDWEITHERADLPPEIWSFLKEHKFFAMIIKKEYGGLEFSAYAQSRVLQKLVGSSAVLASTVGVPNSLGPGELLQHYGTEDQRNHYLPRLAQGKEIPCFALTSPEAGSDAGAIPDFGIVCKDQWQGEEVLGMRLTWNKRYITLAPIATVLGLAFKLRDPDGLLGDEKELGITCALIPTSTPGVETGRRHFPLNVPFQNGPTRGKDVFVPIDYIIGGPKMAGQGWRMLVECLSVGRAITLPSNSAGGAKSLAMATGAYARIRRQFKLPIGKMEGIQEPLARIGGNAYLMDSVTTMTTGAIDLGEKPSVLGAICKYHLTDRSQKTVIDAMDIHGGKGVCMGPANYLARAYQGSPIAVTVEGANILTRSMMIYGQGAIRCHPYVLPEMQAAMLADDREALGSFDRAVFGHIGFAISNFFRATWLGLSGAKLAKSPFKDQTSRYYKQMSRFSADLALLSDLCMATLGGDLKRRERISARLGDLLSQLYLASCALKRFNDEGRQQEDLPLLQWAVEDALYKLQESLRDLLNNFPVRWLGATLKVLLMPWGAPLRKPSDSLDRKVAELLQTPSEARSRLGHGQYLTDEEGNPIGRLEGTLALLLKVEPIVDAIAKKKGKKIPFIFLDRIADEALAEGWIEQDEAALLKQAEEGRLYTINVDDFENEALVADKSTLVNSKARSSEKAA, from the coding sequence ATGAATGTTCTCATCTGGTTGGCGGCAGGCTTTGTCGTCTTTGGTATCCTGGCGTACCACCGTGCGTCACTGGCCACATTTACTGGCGCCATTGCAGCCATACTGGTGGGAGCCACGATCAGTGGCGATGCAGGCCAATGGTCATGGTTAGTATTCGCACTTCTGGCACTGCCCTTAAATATCGCAGCGATCAGGCAAACCTACATCAGCAAACCGCTACTAAAGGTTTACCGCAGCATCATGCCCGAGATGTCTTCAACTGAAAAAGACGCCATCGAAGCAGGAACCGTATGGTGGGAAGGAGAGCTTTTCCGCGGCGCACCCGACTGGAGCAAGCTGCATCATTACCCCGCACCGAGACTCAGTGCAGAGGAGCAAGCGTTCCTCGATGGTCCTGTCGAAGAGGTTTGCCGCATGACCAATGATTGGGAGATCACCCACGAGCGCGCAGATCTGCCTCCTGAAATCTGGTCATTCCTGAAAGAACATAAGTTCTTCGCCATGATTATTAAGAAAGAGTATGGTGGCCTTGAATTTTCTGCCTATGCTCAAAGTCGCGTACTACAAAAATTGGTAGGCAGCTCTGCCGTGTTAGCTTCCACCGTTGGCGTACCGAACTCATTAGGTCCCGGTGAGTTACTTCAGCACTATGGCACCGAGGATCAAAGAAACCACTACCTCCCCCGCTTGGCACAAGGCAAAGAGATCCCCTGTTTTGCGTTAACCAGCCCCGAGGCTGGCTCTGATGCCGGAGCGATCCCTGACTTTGGCATCGTCTGTAAAGATCAATGGCAAGGCGAAGAGGTGCTTGGCATGCGCCTGACCTGGAATAAGCGCTATATTACGCTAGCGCCGATTGCGACAGTGTTAGGTTTAGCATTCAAATTGCGAGATCCAGACGGGTTACTGGGTGATGAAAAAGAGTTAGGCATCACCTGTGCATTGATCCCCACATCGACACCAGGCGTTGAAACGGGACGTCGACATTTCCCGCTCAATGTTCCGTTCCAAAATGGCCCGACCCGCGGTAAAGATGTATTTGTTCCCATCGATTACATTATCGGCGGACCTAAGATGGCTGGCCAAGGTTGGCGCATGCTAGTGGAGTGCCTCTCCGTGGGACGCGCAATCACTTTGCCATCTAACAGTGCTGGCGGAGCCAAAAGCCTTGCGATGGCAACCGGTGCATACGCCCGGATCCGTCGCCAATTCAAGCTGCCTATCGGCAAAATGGAAGGGATACAGGAGCCTTTGGCACGGATCGGTGGCAATGCCTACTTGATGGACAGCGTTACGACCATGACCACAGGGGCAATTGATTTAGGCGAAAAGCCATCCGTTCTAGGTGCGATCTGTAAATATCACCTGACCGATCGCTCTCAAAAAACAGTCATCGATGCCATGGATATTCACGGTGGTAAAGGTGTCTGTATGGGGCCTGCTAACTACCTAGCTCGCGCTTATCAAGGCAGTCCCATCGCTGTCACCGTAGAAGGCGCAAATATCTTAACGCGCTCGATGATGATTTACGGCCAAGGTGCGATCCGTTGTCACCCTTACGTCTTGCCAGAGATGCAAGCAGCGATGCTAGCGGATGATCGAGAGGCGCTCGGCAGCTTTGACCGCGCTGTATTTGGCCATATTGGCTTTGCTATCAGCAATTTCTTCCGCGCCACATGGTTAGGCCTCAGTGGAGCGAAATTGGCAAAATCGCCGTTTAAGGATCAGACCAGCCGCTACTATAAGCAGATGAGCCGCTTCAGCGCTGATCTAGCCCTATTATCAGATCTTTGTATGGCGACCCTAGGTGGAGACCTAAAACGCCGTGAGCGTATTTCAGCCCGCCTTGGCGACCTACTGAGTCAACTCTATTTGGCATCATGCGCTTTGAAACGCTTTAACGATGAGGGACGTCAGCAAGAAGATCTGCCACTGCTGCAATGGGCTGTAGAAGATGCGTTATATAAGCTGCAGGAGTCACTACGGGATCTATTGAATAATTTCCCTGTTCGCTGGCTAGGAGCAACCCTGAAGGTGCTGTTGATGCCTTGGGGCGCGCCACTGCGCAAGCCTAGTGACAGCTTAGATCGTAAGGTGGCCGAACTACTGCAAACCCCATCTGAAGCTCGCAGCCGGTTAGGACATGGTCAATACCTAACCGATGAAGAGGGCAACCCCATCGGTCGTCTTGAGGGTACATTAGCCCTACTCCTGAAAGTAGAACCTATTGTTGATGCGATAGCCAAGAAGAAGGGTAAAAAGATACCCTTTATCTTCCTCGACCGGATCGCTGATGAAGCACTGGCTGAAGGCTGGATAGAGCAGGATGAGGCAGCGCTTCTGAAACAGGCTGAAGAGGGTCGCCTCTACACCATTAATGTTGATGACTTCGAAAATGAAGCGTTAGTCGCCGATAAATCAACACTGGTTAATAGTAAAGCGCGCTCATCAGAGAAAGCTGCATAA
- a CDS encoding class II glutamine amidotransferase: MCELLGMSANVPTDICFSFSGLMQRGGNTGPHRDGWGITFYEGKGCRSFKDPNPAAESRIAELVQSYPIKSRAVIGHIRQANRGGVCLENTHPFTRDLWGRSWTFAHNGQLSGYKKLPVGQHLPIGCTDSERAFCFILNALTEKYKRKPGNMPAVFKYIATLCDELRAMGVYNMLLTDGEYVMAYCSNNLHWLTRRAPFGEAVLKDQDWQLDFHKETTPDDVVTVFATQPLTINEQWYKMAAGEFTLFCQGEQIL, from the coding sequence ATGTGTGAACTGCTCGGCATGAGTGCCAATGTACCCACTGATATCTGTTTCAGTTTTTCTGGATTAATGCAGCGCGGCGGCAATACTGGCCCACACCGTGATGGATGGGGGATCACCTTCTATGAAGGGAAAGGCTGTCGTAGTTTTAAAGATCCTAATCCAGCGGCAGAATCTCGTATTGCTGAGCTGGTACAGAGCTACCCGATTAAGAGTCGCGCAGTGATTGGGCATATCAGGCAGGCTAACCGTGGTGGCGTTTGTTTGGAAAATACCCACCCGTTTACTCGGGACCTTTGGGGGCGATCGTGGACCTTTGCTCACAATGGTCAGTTGTCGGGCTATAAAAAGCTGCCTGTCGGGCAGCACTTACCTATTGGTTGTACTGATAGTGAACGAGCTTTCTGTTTTATTCTCAATGCGTTAACTGAAAAGTACAAACGCAAGCCTGGAAACATGCCGGCGGTATTCAAGTACATTGCGACTTTGTGTGATGAACTAAGGGCGATGGGGGTTTACAACATGCTACTCACTGATGGGGAGTATGTCATGGCGTACTGCAGCAACAATCTGCATTGGTTAACGCGTCGAGCCCCGTTTGGTGAAGCAGTGCTTAAAGATCAGGATTGGCAATTGGATTTTCATAAGGAAACCACGCCAGATGACGTGGTGACCGTGTTTGCTACCCAGCCACTCACCATCAATGAACAGTGGTACAAAATGGCGGCCGGTGAGTTTACTCTGTTTTGTCAGGGGGAGCAGATACTTTAA
- a CDS encoding DUF3108 domain-containing protein: MQTTNLKRALIGALFFLPFSTIADQANNSGTPESQSSELDIRPYQAEYKVFRGGSEYGKGSRSLLQVEDGLWYLETSTDVSWLFLSDRRQEKSWFKVFDDHVVPLQYKQKRSGTGPDYLSFVLFDHRLKKVKEIGDYDEFEAVYQSGVLDGASYQFQMMRDIQAGVKDITYPIIMSGENKEYRFKLIGEEELETPFGKLATVKLERIRGNKKRQTYVWLAKEYGYVVARIWQAKGGSEQADLQISHFKWLKQAPHPELKTALKVSAPPDKTE; the protein is encoded by the coding sequence ATGCAAACGACTAATCTAAAACGGGCGCTGATAGGCGCCCTTTTTTTTCTTCCCTTCTCCACTATCGCTGACCAAGCGAATAACTCGGGTACACCTGAGTCACAGAGCAGTGAGCTCGATATCCGCCCCTATCAAGCCGAATACAAAGTGTTCAGAGGGGGCAGTGAATATGGCAAAGGCTCGCGCTCACTCCTGCAAGTTGAGGATGGGCTTTGGTATCTGGAAACCAGCACAGATGTAAGCTGGCTATTTCTCTCGGACCGGCGTCAGGAAAAAAGTTGGTTTAAGGTATTCGATGATCACGTCGTTCCCTTGCAATATAAACAAAAACGCTCTGGCACCGGCCCCGACTACCTCTCCTTCGTGTTATTTGACCACCGCCTAAAAAAAGTAAAAGAGATCGGCGATTATGACGAATTCGAGGCGGTCTATCAGTCAGGCGTTCTCGATGGCGCCAGTTACCAGTTTCAGATGATGCGTGACATTCAGGCCGGCGTGAAAGATATCACCTACCCCATTATTATGAGTGGAGAAAATAAAGAGTACCGCTTCAAACTGATTGGTGAAGAGGAGCTAGAAACACCATTTGGCAAACTGGCTACCGTCAAACTGGAACGGATCCGCGGCAACAAAAAACGCCAGACGTATGTTTGGTTAGCCAAAGAGTATGGCTATGTGGTTGCGCGAATATGGCAAGCCAAGGGCGGCTCAGAGCAAGCCGATCTGCAAATAAGTCATTTCAAATGGTTAAAGCAAGCCCCCCACCCAGAGCTGAAAACAGCGCTTAAAGTATCTGCTCCCCCTGACAAAACAGAGTAA
- the purN gene encoding phosphoribosylglycinamide formyltransferase, translating to MPNCRIVVLISGNGSNLQAIIDKCHLQDGAEIVAVVSNRSDAYGLQRARAANIAAKVLDHKAFESRESYDKALITLINEFQADLLVMAGFMRILTPEFVTNFSGKMLNIHPSLLPKYQGLHTHQRAIEAGDKEHGASVHFVTEELDGGPVILQARVPVFAEDTVDELAARVHEQEHQIYPMVVTWFACGRLSMGDGQAILDGNILPPDGYAND from the coding sequence ATGCCTAATTGTCGTATCGTCGTCCTGATATCTGGAAACGGTAGCAATCTGCAAGCGATCATCGATAAGTGCCATCTTCAAGATGGCGCTGAAATCGTTGCAGTCGTCAGCAACAGATCTGATGCCTACGGTCTTCAGCGTGCTCGCGCAGCAAATATCGCCGCCAAGGTGCTTGATCATAAAGCATTCGAGAGCAGAGAAAGCTATGACAAAGCGTTAATTACTTTAATTAACGAATTTCAAGCAGACCTTCTGGTGATGGCTGGTTTTATGCGTATTTTAACCCCTGAGTTTGTTACAAACTTCAGCGGCAAAATGCTCAACATCCACCCTTCTTTGTTACCTAAGTATCAAGGCTTGCATACCCATCAGCGAGCCATTGAAGCAGGTGATAAAGAGCATGGAGCGTCGGTACACTTTGTTACTGAAGAACTCGATGGTGGACCTGTGATCCTGCAAGCTCGTGTGCCAGTGTTTGCTGAAGATACAGTCGACGAACTGGCTGCCCGTGTTCACGAACAAGAACACCAGATCTATCCCATGGTTGTCACCTGGTTTGCCTGCGGACGCTTGTCGATGGGCGATGGACAGGCGATACTGGATGGAAATATCCTACCGCCGGATGGTTATGCAAACGACTAA
- the purM gene encoding phosphoribosylformylglycinamidine cyclo-ligase codes for MSEQKQSLSYKDAGVDIDAGNALVDRIKGVAKRTQRPEVMGGLGGFGALCELPKKYKEPVLVSGTDGVGTKLRLAIDLNRHSGVGVDLVAMCVNDLIVQGAEPLFFLDYFATGKLNVDTAADVVSGIGDGCALAGAALIGGETAEMPGMYEGDDYDLAGFCVGVAEKSKVIDGTKVAAGDTLIALASSGPHSNGYSLIRKILEVSEADTQQAFGNGTLADALLEPTRIYVKPVLALMEQFDIHAISHITGGGFWENIPRVLPATCKAIVDSKSWEWPEIFNWLQEKGNVETHEMYRTFNCGAGLVIALSANEAEAAVAALNEAGESAWIVGQIAKRTGDEEQVEMV; via the coding sequence GTGAGCGAACAGAAGCAATCACTCAGTTATAAAGACGCAGGTGTCGACATTGATGCAGGTAATGCATTAGTTGACCGTATTAAAGGTGTGGCAAAACGAACCCAACGCCCCGAAGTAATGGGTGGATTAGGCGGTTTTGGCGCACTGTGTGAGCTGCCGAAAAAATATAAAGAACCAGTACTGGTAAGTGGTACAGACGGTGTCGGCACTAAATTGCGCCTGGCCATCGACCTGAACCGTCATAGCGGTGTTGGTGTCGATTTAGTCGCCATGTGTGTTAACGACCTTATTGTGCAGGGTGCAGAGCCTCTGTTCTTCCTCGATTACTTCGCCACCGGCAAATTGAATGTCGACACGGCAGCCGATGTGGTATCAGGTATCGGTGATGGATGTGCGTTGGCTGGCGCTGCTTTAATTGGTGGTGAAACAGCAGAGATGCCTGGCATGTATGAAGGAGATGATTACGATCTCGCAGGCTTCTGTGTCGGTGTTGCCGAAAAATCGAAAGTTATTGATGGCACCAAAGTGGCCGCAGGTGACACCCTGATCGCACTGGCTTCCTCAGGCCCTCACTCCAATGGTTACTCGCTCATCCGTAAGATCCTGGAAGTTAGCGAAGCGGATACCCAGCAAGCATTTGGCAACGGCACACTGGCTGATGCCTTACTTGAGCCAACCCGTATCTATGTAAAACCCGTACTAGCCTTGATGGAACAATTTGATATTCACGCCATCTCCCACATCACGGGTGGTGGTTTCTGGGAAAATATACCACGGGTGCTGCCAGCTACCTGCAAAGCAATTGTTGATAGCAAGAGCTGGGAATGGCCAGAGATCTTTAACTGGTTGCAGGAAAAAGGCAACGTAGAAACCCACGAGATGTATCGCACATTTAACTGTGGCGCAGGCTTAGTTATTGCGTTATCAGCCAATGAAGCGGAAGCCGCCGTGGCAGCATTGAATGAAGCTGGCGAAAGCGCGTGGATAGTAGGTCAGATTGCTAAACGTACTGGCGATGAAGAACAGGTTGAGATGGTGTAA
- a CDS encoding DUF2066 domain-containing protein has translation MGAILAEHGDEREQLAKGSFIRCYGMMPQQHTGRVKFVVKGRLFILLMLLFGLFSARQAVAIEVNNLYQVDILVSDKGSAEMNQAQTQAFKVVLVRVGGTSAVLENPLIKSQLTKAQDYMLQYGYQESEQTFVSVQFDSERINRLLRQANEGVWGNRRPLVMVWLVEEKAGERHILADSTASELPGLIKQASDERGMPSLLPLMDLDDAMQVSVSDVWGRFQAPLAQASSRYAADAMIVAKLFQAGDAWVLDWQLLTLPDMQPLNDVGQSQLTGAREELMTAMVNQLADDFASKYAVTGGSLASDSITITVVNVEQPDIYVAVMKQLASLTQVSAVELVSLNGARAQFRLGLLGDPTSVLAAIELDEHLVVVAGDDITQESQEYAWLP, from the coding sequence TTGGGCGCAATTCTAGCAGAGCATGGCGACGAAAGGGAGCAACTTGCGAAAGGTTCATTTATACGTTGTTATGGTATGATGCCGCAGCAACATACTGGACGGGTAAAATTCGTGGTGAAAGGAAGACTTTTCATACTGTTAATGCTGCTATTTGGCTTGTTTTCGGCTCGCCAAGCAGTGGCTATTGAAGTAAATAACCTCTATCAGGTCGACATTCTTGTTTCCGATAAAGGCTCAGCAGAGATGAACCAGGCACAAACGCAGGCTTTTAAAGTTGTGTTAGTACGTGTTGGGGGGACATCTGCGGTGTTAGAAAACCCCTTAATTAAGTCTCAGTTGACGAAAGCACAAGATTATATGCTTCAGTATGGCTATCAGGAGTCTGAGCAGACATTTGTTAGTGTTCAGTTTGATAGTGAAAGAATTAATCGCTTATTGCGCCAAGCCAACGAAGGCGTCTGGGGCAACCGCCGTCCATTAGTGATGGTTTGGTTGGTTGAGGAGAAGGCTGGCGAGCGTCATATTTTGGCCGATAGCACAGCATCAGAGCTGCCTGGGCTTATCAAGCAGGCCTCTGATGAAAGAGGGATGCCATCCTTGCTTCCGCTAATGGATCTTGATGATGCTATGCAGGTCTCTGTCTCTGATGTTTGGGGGCGTTTCCAAGCTCCACTGGCTCAAGCTTCAAGCCGCTATGCTGCCGATGCAATGATTGTTGCTAAGTTATTTCAGGCGGGTGATGCCTGGGTGCTCGATTGGCAGTTATTGACTTTGCCTGACATGCAGCCGCTAAATGATGTTGGTCAGTCACAATTGACCGGAGCACGTGAAGAGCTAATGACGGCGATGGTTAATCAGTTAGCTGATGACTTTGCCAGTAAATATGCAGTAACGGGCGGCTCACTGGCTTCTGATTCAATTACCATTACGGTCGTTAATGTGGAGCAACCCGATATCTATGTCGCCGTGATGAAGCAGCTAGCCTCTTTAACTCAGGTGTCAGCGGTTGAGTTAGTGAGTTTAAATGGTGCCAGAGCACAGTTCCGACTGGGATTGTTGGGTGATCCAACGTCGGTGCTTGCAGCGATTGAACTGGATGAACACCTGGTGGTTGTGGCTGGGGATGATATTACCCAAGAGAGTCAGGAGTATGCCTGGCTACCATGA
- the hda gene encoding DnaA inactivator Hda → MSTFDKQLPLALNLPDDETFASYYGAANDSVVEQLKLLLDKNEQPFYLWGAAGCGKSHLLHAACADGANRGMQVAYLPMSISSQISPIMFEGLEQLDLVAIDDVDHIAGDAVWESALFDLYNRVGELGQARLLMSAKGAPRTCGFQLPDLGSRLDWGLVAKLSSLDDEQKVAMLMQRAQNRGMKMPDEVARFLLNRVAREMGALTETLDTLDRASMVAQRKLTVPFVKQVLSL, encoded by the coding sequence TTGAGTACGTTTGACAAACAGCTGCCATTGGCACTGAATCTGCCTGATGACGAAACATTTGCTAGCTATTACGGCGCGGCAAATGACTCGGTCGTAGAGCAGCTGAAGCTATTGCTAGACAAAAATGAGCAGCCATTTTACCTGTGGGGTGCGGCGGGCTGTGGCAAATCTCATTTGTTGCACGCTGCATGTGCCGATGGGGCAAACCGGGGGATGCAAGTCGCCTACCTACCGATGTCTATCTCATCTCAAATTAGTCCCATTATGTTTGAGGGACTCGAGCAATTGGATCTGGTTGCTATTGATGATGTGGATCATATCGCAGGTGATGCTGTTTGGGAGAGCGCGTTATTCGATCTCTACAATCGCGTCGGAGAGTTAGGCCAGGCTCGACTTTTGATGTCAGCCAAAGGAGCGCCCCGAACCTGTGGTTTTCAGCTGCCAGATCTCGGTTCCCGTTTAGACTGGGGCCTGGTAGCCAAACTTAGCTCTTTGGATGATGAGCAGAAAGTCGCCATGTTGATGCAGCGCGCGCAAAACCGTGGCATGAAGATGCCTGATGAAGTGGCTCGCTTTTTACTCAACCGAGTAGCTCGAGAGATGGGGGCGTTAACTGAGACATTGGATACGCTTGACCGTGCCTCGATGGTGGCGCAGCGAAAATTAACCGTGCCGTTTGTTAAGCAGGTATTATCACTCTAA
- a CDS encoding DUF2069 domain-containing protein encodes MSKIETTTRRFQQLALSCYLGLVLWVPLWHFVLAPHPEMSVGFILFIGCLPLLLPLPGLLTGKPYTYAWANFIIVCYLGHGLTAIYSNPGEAWWALIEIILSTGAFIGCVYFARHRGRELGLGLKKLKQPK; translated from the coding sequence ATGAGCAAAATTGAAACAACTACCCGCCGTTTTCAACAACTGGCCTTATCCTGCTATTTAGGCTTAGTCCTCTGGGTTCCGCTCTGGCATTTTGTCCTAGCTCCTCACCCTGAAATGTCAGTGGGGTTCATTCTCTTTATTGGCTGTTTACCACTGCTGCTGCCTTTACCTGGGTTACTGACCGGAAAGCCATACACGTACGCTTGGGCTAATTTCATCATCGTTTGCTACCTAGGCCATGGTCTAACGGCTATCTATTCCAACCCTGGAGAGGCTTGGTGGGCACTGATTGAAATTATCCTCAGCACGGGTGCTTTTATTGGCTGTGTCTACTTTGCACGCCACCGCGGAAGAGAGTTAGGCCTTGGCTTAAAAAAGCTAAAGCAGCCCAAATAA
- the arsC gene encoding arsenate reductase (glutaredoxin) (This arsenate reductase requires both glutathione and glutaredoxin to convert arsenate to arsenite, after which the efflux transporter formed by ArsA and ArsB can extrude the arsenite from the cell, providing resistance.), translated as MKSVTIYHNPRCSKSRETLKLIEQQGISPNIILYLKNPPSVTALQELLAQLDLSARDLMRTKEEIYSTLALANVEQEQQLLEAMVANPKLIERPIVVSEGKAILGRPPENVLSIL; from the coding sequence ATGAAATCAGTTACTATTTACCACAATCCACGCTGCTCAAAATCCCGCGAAACGCTCAAATTGATCGAACAGCAGGGGATATCTCCAAACATCATCTTGTATTTAAAAAACCCGCCCTCGGTGACCGCACTGCAGGAGCTACTTGCTCAATTGGATTTATCGGCACGTGATTTGATGCGAACCAAAGAAGAGATATATTCAACATTAGCGTTGGCCAACGTTGAACAGGAACAGCAATTGCTCGAAGCGATGGTCGCAAATCCTAAGTTAATCGAACGACCCATCGTCGTCAGCGAAGGCAAAGCGATCCTTGGACGCCCGCCAGAAAATGTCCTTTCTATCCTTTAA
- the bepA gene encoding beta-barrel assembly-enhancing protease yields MRRKIALASAVAVAIFCLGQTARANDLPDIGTAAVGTLTLQKEAIIGDFYMRQMRGTQPLVNDPLLADYIQQLGYRLLANASSINFPYTFFLVNNPEINAFAFFGGHIGINTGLFLYADQESELASVFAHEIAHVTQRHLARMMEAQAKAAPATMAALAGSILLAIVNPQAGMAGLSGTMAASQQSSINYTRANEEEADRIGIKNLAASGFDPRGMPEFFGKMAAKYRFSSKPPQMLLTHPLPESRISDARNRAEQYPKASKKASLQFELAKARVTVRFNPEKPQIILNTMQRALQKQTYNIREAAEYGYALALTDTGNADKARELLTRLNKNDPNNLYYIDTLTDLDVRARNYKGAEERLQQQLLLRSDSNVININLASVYIEQQKFTDAASLLEKFQPLAKDNMLVYSMMIQAYQGAGKQAQMHQAKAEQFALVGAFSRAIKELHVAHPLLEGNVIEQSRVEERIRQFRELENQLKNL; encoded by the coding sequence TTGCGTCGCAAGATAGCATTGGCTTCGGCCGTTGCGGTAGCTATTTTTTGCCTAGGGCAAACCGCCAGAGCCAATGATTTACCCGACATAGGCACTGCTGCTGTTGGCACCTTAACCCTGCAAAAAGAAGCTATTATTGGCGATTTTTATATGCGCCAAATGCGTGGCACACAGCCACTAGTTAACGATCCATTGCTTGCCGACTATATACAGCAACTAGGCTATCGTCTGCTCGCCAACGCCAGTTCAATCAATTTCCCCTACACCTTTTTCTTGGTTAACAATCCAGAGATTAACGCATTTGCCTTCTTTGGTGGTCATATCGGCATTAACACCGGGTTGTTCCTATACGCCGACCAGGAGAGCGAATTAGCATCCGTATTTGCCCACGAAATTGCCCACGTCACCCAACGTCACCTTGCAAGAATGATGGAGGCTCAAGCTAAAGCCGCTCCTGCAACCATGGCTGCGTTAGCTGGCTCAATTCTGCTTGCCATAGTGAACCCGCAAGCAGGGATGGCAGGACTCTCGGGGACAATGGCAGCAAGTCAGCAGTCCAGCATCAACTACACCCGCGCCAACGAAGAAGAGGCTGACCGCATAGGGATAAAAAATCTTGCGGCTTCCGGTTTCGATCCTAGAGGTATGCCGGAATTTTTTGGCAAGATGGCAGCAAAATATCGTTTTTCCAGCAAGCCACCACAAATGCTCTTGACTCACCCTTTACCTGAATCACGGATATCCGATGCGAGAAACCGTGCAGAACAATATCCCAAGGCTTCAAAGAAAGCCTCTTTGCAATTTGAACTCGCGAAAGCGCGGGTGACAGTGCGGTTCAATCCAGAAAAACCGCAAATCATACTGAACACCATGCAGCGGGCACTGCAAAAGCAAACCTACAACATTAGGGAGGCAGCAGAGTATGGCTATGCGCTGGCACTCACCGACACCGGAAATGCCGATAAAGCAAGAGAACTGCTCACACGCCTCAATAAAAATGACCCAAATAACCTCTACTACATAGACACGTTAACAGATTTAGATGTCAGAGCCCGAAACTACAAAGGCGCAGAGGAACGCTTACAGCAACAACTTTTGCTCCGCTCTGACAGTAATGTCATCAATATTAATCTCGCATCTGTCTATATAGAGCAACAAAAATTTACCGACGCGGCGAGCTTACTGGAGAAATTCCAGCCCTTAGCAAAGGACAACATGCTGGTTTACAGCATGATGATTCAAGCCTATCAAGGCGCAGGTAAACAAGCGCAGATGCACCAAGCGAAAGCAGAACAGTTCGCTCTCGTTGGTGCATTTTCCAGAGCGATCAAAGAACTGCATGTGGCACACCCGTTGTTGGAAGGGAATGTTATAGAACAATCACGTGTGGAAGAACGGATCCGGCAATTCCGCGAATTAGAAAATCAGTTGAAGAACCTTTAA